In one window of Saccharomyces paradoxus chromosome VII, complete sequence DNA:
- the RMR1 gene encoding Rmr1p (Protein required for meiotic recombination and gene conversion~similar to YGL250W): MSEEEAHKIVELDDVGVQLDEGDEEDLLEYDDELAEEQSSDAHIRNVAENLMKSELPKVTVKYKDSTFLLFTSEEENESNQPIICENAALYQRPMGEFIESVRKFMGNRFGRLAFATKELVLQLKSLDLTLFEDNVYNNHISFSDVYTIFKILKERSESNFEADIPTHLTIELSTRPRFVSRYNALVELTESSATLKNIKPFSNDETHPLILDDNDQSVHHHTSEVIVMDIDDDGGDDSED; the protein is encoded by the coding sequence ATgagtgaagaagaagcacaTAAGATAGTGGAATTGGACGACGTAGGAGTTCAATTGGATGAGGGCGACGAAGAAGATCTTCTGGAGTATGATGATGAGCTTGCCGAGGAACAATCATCAGACGCCCATATACGCAACGTGGCAGagaatttgatgaaaagcGAATTGCCTAAAGTCACTGTGAAATATAAAGATAGTACATTTCTGTTGTTTAcatcagaagaagagaacgAAAGTAACCAACCCATAATATGTGAAAATGCTGCTCTTTATCAGCGCCCCATGGGGGAATTTATAGAGTCTGTTCGTAAGTTCATGGGGAACCGTTTTGGCAGGTTGGCTTTTGCTACGAAGGAGTTGGTTTTGCAATTAAAAAGCCTTGATCTGACCCTTTTCGAAGATAATGTCTACAACAACCATATTTCATTCAGCGATGTTTATACTATATTTAAGATCCTGAAGGAAAGATCGGAGTCTAATTTTGAAGCTGATATACCGACACACCTGACTATTGAATTGAGTACAAGGCCAAGGTTTGTCTCCCGGTACAACGCCTTGGTTGAGCTAACTGAAAGCTCAGCTACGCTGAAGAATATTAAACCATTTTCTAACGACGAAACGCATCCTTTAATTTTGGATGACAATGACCAATCTGTGCATCACCATACTTCAGAAGTCATTGTAATGGACATTGACGATGACGGAGGTGATGATTCTGAAGACTAA
- the HFM1 gene encoding DNA helicase (Meiosis specific DNA helicase~similar to YGL251C) has protein sequence MKTKFDCISTGKRNRPSPNNIDLNDQSATFKRNKKNSRQPSFKVGLSYNSLLDDCDNENDTEDIFEGRGPRFFDNDDNFSLTADDTQVTSKLFDHDLEKLPSEEAKKPKRVTVRKLPNKCLGTNILPDSFRGVFKFTEFNKMQSEAFPSIYESNENCIISSPTGSGKTVLFELAILRLIKEMNSDSNNTKIIYIAPTKSLCYEMYKNWIPSFVNLSVGMLTSDTSFLETEKAKKCNIIITTPEKWDLLTRRWSDYSRLFELVKLVLVDEIHTIKEKRGATLEVILTRMNTMCQNIRFVALSATVPNIEDLALWLKTNNEVPANILSFDESYRQVQLTKYVYGYSFNCKNDFQKDAIYNSKLIEIIEKHADNRPVLIFCPTRASTISTAKFLLHNHFSSKSKKRCNYHASDRILSECMQQGIAFHHAGISLEDRTAVEKEFLAGSINILCSTSTLAVGVNLPAYLVIIKGTKSWNSSEIQEYSDLDVLQMIGRAGRPQFETHGCAVIMTDTKMKQTYENLIHGTDVLESSLHLNLIEHLAAETSLETVFSVKTAVNWLRNTFFYVRFGKNPAAYQEVNKYVSFHSVEDSQINQFCQYLLDALVKAKLIDMSDGEYRSTAYGNAMTRHYISFESMKQFINANKTLSLQGVLNLLATSEEFSVIRVRHNEKKLFKEINLSPLLKYPFLTGKKQSQIIDKISQKVSLLIQYELGGLEFPSYEGASKLHQTLVQDKFLVFRHCFRLLKCMVDTFIEKSDGTSLKNTLFLLRSLNGHCWENTPMVLRQLKTIGLVSVRKLIRHGITNLEEMANLSDTQIEYYLNLKIGSGIKIKNDISLLPCLNIRTKLEHCKMENEDLWLTFKVEISALFKSSIWHGQHLSLDIETEKSSGELVDFRRLQLNKLQSPRGFKISANISSNLEKIEFSIHCQEIAGLGKTIVYSTDHLASQFFAKSSHMRKDLSSLEKCLFHVSSSDEEVEKTSRFSHNVGLEESLSSDDSILDYLNEAKRPPKAVEPAAAIHSNVHSSSHGSNGRQVRSNGNYECFHSCKDKTQCRHLCCKEGIPGKYIKEKGSSSTMSVSKAGQVRQPLLAKNTNTDPHLEKGPKGKLRQWQEESTDTGAVHLPSSKVHDVPHMSFKEANVQVLQPAPEIFPEITSIDLKSSDGYSSNTAISSASDPTGGLDFLGSDIEFE, from the exons ATGAAAACGAAGTTTGACTGCATCAGTACcgggaaaagaaatagaccCTCTCCAAATA ATATCGATCTCAACGACCAGTCAGCTACATTTAAaaggaataaaaaaaatagccgCCAACCAAGCTTTAAAGTGGGTTTGTCTTATAATAGTTTACTGGATGATTgtgataatgaaaatgacaCAGAAGATATATTTGAGGGTCGTGGTCCACGATTCTTCGATAACgatgataatttttcattaacagCAGATGATACGCAAGTTACTAGTAAATTATTTGATCATGACTTAGAAAAGTTACCAAGTGAAGAGGCGAAAAAACCAAAGAGGGTCACGGTTAGGAAATTACCTAATAAATGTTTGGGTACGAATATCTTGCCAGATTCATTTAGAGgagttttcaaatttacAGAATTTAATAAGATGCAATCAGAAGCTTTTCCTAGTATTTACGAAAGTAACGAAAATTGCATCATTTCTTCACCAACCGGATCAGGAAAAACTGTATTATTTGAATTGGCAATCTTACGTcttataaaagaaatgaatagTGATTCAAATAATACcaaaattatatatatcGCTCCCACCAAATCTCTATGTTATGAGATGTACAAGAACTGGATTCCTTCCTTCGTCAATCTTTCTGTCGGCATGCTCACCAGCGATACTTCATTCCTGGAGACAGAAAAGGCTAAAAAATGTAATATAATAATTACGACGCCAGAAAAATGGGATTTGTTAACAAGACGGTGGTCTGATTATAGCCGACTATTTGAATTGGTCAAACTCGTCTTAGTTGATGAGATTCATACTATAAAGGAGAAAAGAGGTGCAACTTTAGAAGTAATTTTGACAAGGATGAATACAATGTGTCAGAACATTAGGTTCGTTGCTCTAAGCGCAACTGTTCCAAATATAGAAGACCTCGCATTGTGGCTCAAAACCAACAACGAGGTTCCTgcaaatattctttctttcgACGAATCGTACCGACAAGTTCAGTTAACCAAATATGTTTATGGGTACTCCTTCAATTGCAAAAATGATTTCCAAAAAGACGCCATATATAATTCCAAATTGATTGAAATAATCGAAAAGCATGCCGACAATCGCCCAGTACTAATATTTTGCCCAACCAGGGCTTCAACCATATCGACGGCAAAATTCTTACTGCATaatcatttttcttcgaaaagTAAGAAAAGATGTAATTATCATGCCTCTGATAGAATATTAAGCGAATGCATGCAACAAGGCATCGCTTTCCATCATGCTGGAATTTCATTAGAAGACCGTACTGCGgttgaaaaggaatttcTTGCAGGTTCAATAAATATATTGTGTTCAACTTCAACATTAGCAGTTGGCGTGAACCTTCCGGCTTACTTGGTTATTATCAAAGGCACCAAAAGTTGGAACTCTTCTGAAATCCAAGAATATTCAGACCTAGACGTACTGCAAATGATTGGGCGGGCTGGAAGACCTCAATTTGAAACCCACGGGTGCGCAGTAATTATGACAGACACCAAAATGAAGCAAACATATGAAAACTTAATTCATGGCACTGATGTTTTGGAAAGTTCATTGCATTTGAATTTAATCGAGCATTTGGCAGCAGAAACGTCTTTGGAAACTGTCTTTTCAGTCAAAACTGCTGTAAATTGGCTACGAAACACATTCTTTTACGTTAGATTTGGGAAAAATCCGGCTGCGTATCAAGAGGTGAACAAATATGTTAGTTTTCACTCGGTTGAAGACTCTCAGATAAATCAATTCTGTCAGTACTTGCTTGACGCCTTAGTAAAAGCAAAACTAATTGATATGAGTGACGGGGAATACAGATCGACAGCGTACGGTAACGCAATGACGCGACATTACATTTCATTTGAATCCATGAAACAATTCATTAACGCAAATAAAACTCTATCATTACAAGGTGTGTTGAATTTACTGGCCACCTCTGAAGAGTTTTCGGTTATCAGAGTGAGGcacaatgaaaaaaaattgttcaaagaAATCAATTTATCTCCACTTTTAAAATATCCATTTTTAACTGGGAAGAAACAGAGCCAAATAATTGACAAAATTAGCCAAAAGGTTTCTCTTTTGATTCAGTATGAATTGGGTGGATTAGAATTTCCATCATACGAAGGGGCTTCCAAATTGCATCAAACTCTTGTTCAGGATAAATTCCTCGTCTTTAGACATTGTTTTAGATTACTAAAATGCATGGTAGATacattcattgaaaaaagtgacGGAACATCGTTGAAAAATACCCTGTTCTTACTGCGAAGCCTGAATGGTCATTGCTGGGAAAACACGCCAATGGTTCTTAGACAATTGAAGACAATTGGGCTAGTTTCAGTACGAAAGCTAATACGACATGGAATTACCAATCTAGAAGAAATGGCAAATTTGTCAGACACTCAGATTGAATACTATCTTAACCTCAAGATTGGAAGCGGgataaaaattaaaaacGATATTTCCTTGTTGCCTTGTCTGAATATTAGAACAAAACTGGAACATTgcaaaatggaaaatgagGATTTGTGGCTGACATTTAAGGTTGAGATTAGTGCATTATTCAAGTCTAGTATCTGGCATGGACAGCACCTCTCATTGGATATTGAAACTGAGAAAAGCTCAGGAGAGTTGGTCGACTTTAGAAGACTTCAACTTAATAAACTACAGTCACCAAGAGGcttcaaaatttcagcAAATATCTCATCCAatctagaaaaaattgaattttcCATTCATTGTCAAGAGATCGCCGGACTCGGAAAAACAATCGTATATTCCACTGACCATCTGGCATCCCAGTTCTTCGCGAAGTCATCGCATATGAGGAAAGATCTAAGTAGTCTAGAAAAATGTCTCTTCCATGTGAGTAGTAGTGACGAAGAAGTTGAGAAAACATCTAGATTTTCCCACAATGTTGGCTTAGAAGAATCGCTGTCTTCAGATGACAGCATATTAGATTATTTGAATGAGGCGAAGAGGCCGCCAAAGGCGGTTGAACCTGCTGCGGCTATTCACTCAAACGTACATTCTTCTTCACATGGTAGTAATGGCCGCCAAGTAAGATCCAATGGAAATTATGAATGTTTTCACAGTTGCAAAGACAAAACGCAATGCAGGCATTTGTGCTGTAAGGAGGGAATTCCAggaaaatatataaaagaaaaaggatcATCTTCAACCATGTCAGTATCGAAAGCTGGTCAAGTACGCCAGCCGCTGCTTGCGAAAAATACCAATACAGATCCCCACCTGGAAAAAGGACCAAAGGGTAAATTAAGACAGTGGCAGGAAGAAAGTACAGATACTGGGGCAGTTCACCTgccttcttcaaaagttcATGATGTCCCTCACATGTCGTTTAAGGAAGCAAATGTACAAGTCTTACAACCCGCTCCGGAGATTTTCCCTGAAATAACTTCCATTGATCTTAAGTCATCCGATGGCTATTCTAGCAATACAGCGATAAGCTCAGCAAGTGATCCGACTGGTGGTCTGGATTTCTTAGGTTCGGATATCGAGTTTGAATGA